The segment TACAATGCAACCTTTGAGTTTCTTGGAGGCGTAGAGATTCCCAAAACCCACTTCTTAGGTAGGAAGGCAAGCTGATAATATACTGTAAGAGGCATCAGTGTGTAGTTGACGAATACTGATACAAACTAGAATTCATTTTATCCCCAATAGTATCAGCAataatctctttttccttcaggaTGAGGGTGGTGGCTGGTGGGTGGGCCAGGTGGATGGCCAGCAGGCACCACACTACATGCCTGGCCCGTCACCCCACAGCCAGGAACATGGGAGTACAGTGCCCCGCCTCCACCTTGTGTACTGTGCCCTCAATAGCCATGCCACCAAGTCAAAGCTGCTCACTCATGACTCATCCTGCATACCGAGTGTGCTCTTCCAAGTGGCTGCctcagtggtggtggagggtgtccAGGAAGCCAGCCAGGTGCCTTCACACAGGTGAGGCTAATAATGAGGTGCCGGTGAACTAAGTATACCATATTAGTAACTTAATAGAAAATAGAATGCCTTGGATAATTGCAGTTGACGTTTACTCTCTCCAGGCAATTTTTATAACTGAAGGCTGATAATTGCTAGTCTGGATTAATATCTGAAAGGTGTAGATTACATGTTAGTAAAATATGGCAAAGATGTGAGCAGATTCTTTCAACTCAACACTCACCGACTGCGGGGCCACTCCTACAAGCTGAGTAAACCAGACCATTGGCGAACCACAATGAAGGGAAACTGGTTTGTTTGCCATTAGAGTATAGACCAATGGAAATCAGCTCTCAGATATCTGCCTTCTGCCCCCAGTTTTTTCAAATTGCGGTAATTGACAGGCACTTGGGCAGGGGAGGGAGGCTAGGGGtcttaggaggaagaagaaaaagaaaagaagtcacTCCCCCACCACTATCCCATTCCCCATTCAGCAACACTCACCGACTATGGGGCCACTCCTACAAGCTGAGTAAACCAGACCATTGGAACACCATGAAGGGAAACTACTGGTTTGGTAGAGTTATTATAGACCCGACATGGAAGCTCTCAGATATGGTCATTGCTGTTCTTCAGTTTCAAGTTTCAAATTATGGTACAGGCACTTGGACAGGCTTAGGGGCATGAGGCTAATAgggtgagagaaaagggaaaaaagtaaagaagtcaCTTATTCCCCATTCATAGGTAAGCATAGGTAAGAAGAATTTTACCATGGAGGTTGGAGCGGGTTCTTCCTTTATACCCCATTAGTCACTCGTTTGTTCTTTGTTTATGCAGATGAGAGGAATTTGGACCAGGTTACCCCCAGCATGGGagaacagtcctcctcctcctcctcctccagtatggtgggggaggtggtgaagCTGTGGACTCAGAGCCTTGATGCAGCGGAGGTCCCTGAGGCACTCCTGTCGGCCCAGCACATTGTGGCACACATTCTTGGGGTCCCTCGAGTAAGAGCTCACCCTTgttggtgctgatgatgatgtaaTATATTgcatttttaatttatttattattgttttgaaGTTTTGCCTTGTTCTTAACCTGGTAAcatcggggatcatgtttcttaatggtccctctaagcgagaaaaatgagaaaaaatcacccctcacacaaaccatttcataatatatattaaagcatttgtgatcagattaagtatcatctattttgggggtttgtatcatggcacaaatttggctcgtcgctgctaccaggttaagtaggCATCTATGTAGCAAATGCAAATGTTTATAGCACTTGTGGTAGTAGTTGAGGTGCATTAGTGATGGTAACAAAACTATtggtagtaatgataatataaaGTTGTAATGTTCAGGATCAGCTTCCTTCATCAGCCCTGTGCCACTTTACAGAGTGAGCTCCAGAGAGACAGCACCGTGGTGATAACACTTACGGAGCAGCAGCTGGAGGAGGTGGAGCGACTCATGACCTGCCGCCTAGCAAGGTGAGCCAGACGGGGTGATAGTGTGTGAGCAACCTCTTCTGTCATGTGAGGGGACaggcttcattttcttattttgggTATTTTActcttgttattattagtatgtTCCGGTCATGTGTTTGGGATCATCTTGTTCAGAGCATCCAGTCTTGCCTAATATAGATTGTCATAAGAGAATAGTGGTTGGCTAATAATGACTGGCCCACCCCCTGCCTCCCCTAGGATGCCTTTGCAGTACATTCTTGGCGAGTGGGACTTCCACTGCCTCACCCTCAAGATGGTGCCGCCCGTGTTCATCCCTCGCCCGGAGACGGAACAGCTGGTGGAGTTGGCCCTGGCACGCCTGCGGGGGCTGGAGGCACCAAGAGTCCTGGAGATTGGTTGTGGGTCAGGAGCCATCAGCCTGGCCCTCCTCCATGCCCTGCCACAGGTGGGTGCTTGGCAAATATTTATTCTCAAACCTCATCAAGATATGAAATTATGACCATTAATCTTGATAATAAATTTTACATTCTAGTGGAAGCTATTGAATATAGATTACACTGCATTGCCTTAGATAGATCTTAAGTGTATTtttcaagaaaagagaaaaatgcagGGACTAGAATAAACATGCCTACAATGTACTGATCTTCAAAAAAATTTCATGGCTTCTCTGATCTAGAGGATTTTATTTTGAAAACTGCTTCATGATGTTGAGTGTGCCATTGGTGTTGATGGTTCATGTGTGTGCAGGCGGAGTGTGTGGCGGTGGACCAGAGCAAACATGCAGTGGAGCTGACGGAGGCTAACGCGTCACGGCTGGGGCTGAGTGAGCGGCTGACTGTGGTGGCAGGGAAAGTGACCATCGGTGCAagacctccacttcctcactccAGCTATGACCTCGTAGTGTCCAACCCTCCTTATGTCCTCAGGAAAGACCTCATGGAAGTCCAGCCAGAGATTATGATGTAAGGTCATGCATTCTACTCCTGTCAGTTTTCCTTTATGGTAAATGCTTTTATTTGCTTCATGTGAAAACCATGACATATTTCATCTGGCAGCTTTGAAAATTTTGAATCAGTTGTCTTGTCACTAAAGGAACATTAATTGGcaccaagaaaagaaagatgagaatagTTATTTATAGCATAGAAGATTGAAGTGGCGAGTGATGACATGCGGCTCTGACTTTTGCCTTTGACCGTCAGGTATGAGGACCTGCGAGCCCTGGATGGAGGCAAGGATGGCCTGGAGGTAGTCAAGGCAGTGCTGCAGCATGCTCACCTCTTGCTGCCACCAGGCCAAACACTTCTGCTGGAGGTAAGGTCTTGCTTGTTTCCATGCTCCCTTTACAAGAAGCCAGTTACTTGAAGGAGACTTGTGCAATGCTTTGTCTTTACTACATTCtgattctcctccttttactcttttcaGTATCACTAATCAAACGACTTATGATAATTATTAAGAGAAGACCTCAGCCATGGTAAATAAAACTTTTGGGGCATCTACCCACTGGCAAATAAGGGAATAATCATTTATCACCTGATCCCCGTGGTTTAGTTTTATTTGTTTGAAAGACCTGATGTGCACACTAAATCTTCAAACAGGTGGATCCCTGTCACCCTTACCTTCTGCCTGCTTGGTTGGAGAAACAAGACCTGAGCCTGAAGCTGGTGCAGGTTCACCAAGACTTCAATAAGAAAGAGAGGTTTATGGAGTTCATCAAAACGAGTTAATACACCACTTCCATTGGTAAGGAGGACAGAATGTGTATTAAGTAGCTGCTCAGCACCTTGGTGGATTGCATGACCCTCGTGTCCAGTCTAACAGCTTTTTAAGGGAGACATTATAATATTCATAATGTAACGACCATATCATTCCTACTAGATGTCAATGAAATGAAGGATGTATGAATTAATTTTATTTCCATTTAAAAACCCACGTATTAAAAATATTCAAATAGCCCCAAAATGTGGATCATGTATCCACTTAAAAAATCAGCAAGCTTACAGGTAAATtagcccagtagcagcagggatcatgattcttaatggtccctctaagcgagaaaaatgaaaaaaaatcacccctcacacaaaccatttcataatatatatcaaagcatttgtgatcaggttatgtatcatctattttggggggttaaaatcatggcacaaatttggcccgtcactgctaccaggttaagcagCCGTGCTTAAATCTAATGTTTTTCTGTTTTGGTGATATACTGAATCAGCGTTAGGCTGCATAGAGTATTGTTCATGATTATTTCAATCTCAGTTATTATAATAACCTTCACCAAGCCTTGTTCAAGATAGTCCATATTAACTTCCATTTACATTTTTTGAATTGTGCTGAAATACTTTGAAGAGCTTGCCAAAGACCAATGTTTGAGCCCTTGGGCAATATGGACTGAGACAGGGAGCAAACACAACACAATGGTCATCCCTGAATTTCACAGCACCAGACACTTGTACAGAATAACAATATCCCACTTTAAGTAACATGAAGACTGGAGTTGGCACTTAGCCAGGAGAGAGGTGGATTTTCACTTACTGCAAATACAGCTCCAAAACAAATAACAATGCTGTAGAGCAATTTAATTGGACACCTCTCTCCCGAGTAGTGTAATACATAACCCTACATCACTTGTACCACATTCAAATAAGTTTCTCCCATACTGGTTCACCAATCCATAGTTGAAGTGTGGTGCCTCTAAAAGTCCTTACCAACCACATTTATGTATTAACTGCATTATACAAAGTTCTCTTCATCAGCATCAATCTTGCCCTGTATGAAGAGTATTTGGCATAAGGAGATAGTAAATAAATGTGGCTGGTGGGACTTTTTCCAGGCACCATAGGTTATAGTTACCAGTGTTGCCCCGTGAATAGGGGGAGCTAATGGCAACACTGACAAGCCTGAGCTGCTCTGCCTCACTGGCCAAGCTTCTGTTGGGCGTGCAGCTGCGGCACAAACACTTCCTCCTGCTGACCCTCAGCCATCAAGGCCTCTATTTCTTCCACACTGGAAAATATGAAGTGAATCAATTACCAAGTCATTGCATGCAGAGTATAATTTGTCATAATTTATAAAATAAATGTTTAAGTGAATACTGAGGCAGCACTCTGTGCAGAATAAGGGGATACAAATAATTAATGATCAATAATTCTTTCACATATCCATCTAAATAACAAAGAAGTGGATTTAATGAAGGTTCTCACGGGTCAACAGCAAAGTATGAGCCTGGGTTGCAGCTTCTCTAGAAGCTATAAAATTTGGAAAACCATAAAACTAGCTAGGTATGAAAACACTACATGCTCCACAAGACAAGGCACTCACGTGCGAGGAATGGTGCCCCCAGCCAGGTCCTCCATCCCATCAGCAGTGATCACAATGTCGTCCTCGATCCTCACACCGCCAAACCCACGGAAGCGTTCAATGGCCTCGGGCACCAGGAAGCGAGCCTGCTCAGGGTTGGCCAGCGCTTGGTTCAGCAGCTGCAACAAATCAGAGGTAAGCAAAGAATAGTCTTAACTACCTAGCATCATTATGTTCCTAATGTTGAGTAGCTGCACTGTGTAGTGTACATTAGTTCTGTGGAGTTGCCTGATTTAAATATACAAAGAAACTTAAGTTCCTGCAAGGTTGCGCAGTTTATCTGATTCAAATACAAGAATATTAATGATATGGCAAATTCACAGGACACCAGGCAAGGTGCAGCTGCTCTACACAACTTCAAGGGACATGTTGGCACCAGGGACCATCACCACTCACATGATCAATGAAGTAGCATCCCGGCTCGATGGTGAGCACCATGTTTTCCTCCAGAATTCTGGCGGTGCGGAGGGAGCGGAAGCCAGCTTGTGTGGGGCGGGGCGGGTTCTGCTCCAGGTAGCCACCCACGTCATGCACATCCAGCCCCAGCAAGTGGCCCAGACCATGTGGTTGGAACACTGCCCCAAGGTTGGCCTGTGGAAGCACATGTACTGATGTAGCTGTGGCTCGGAGACCAAGAGAAGGTCGTCGTACCATGTAAATACAAACAACTTCACTTGTAACTCACCCACACTCACCTCCATCATCTCGTCCACATCCCCCTGCACCACGCCACCTTCCTTGAGGGCCTCCAGCATTGTGCGGTAGGACAGGCGGTGCATCTCCACCCAGGACACTCCTGGCTTCACTGCCGCCATCACTGCCTGGGACGCTCGCAACACGGTGTTATAAATCAGCTTCTGGTTGTCAGTGAACTTGCCGTTGGCCGGGAAGGAGCAGGTGATGTCACTGGTGTAGCCGTAGTACTCGGCTCCCATGTCAAAGAGACAGATATCCCCATCGTCAATCTGCAATATACACAGTACAGTTAGGTACTTATATTTGTTTTGAAAGAGTGGGAAGACAAACCGGGTTTAACACATCTATCACACCATCACCAGTTGTGATAATTTTATATAAGTAGTTATGAAGGATGGAATGTGGAAATGAGGACAGATTTTTATATTTATGCCAATAAAAATGTCACCGAATCTATTAAGGCCTTTTTTTGACTTCTCATCCTGTCTTTGTACGAAACCAGATCAGTACTaatggtaaagttgggggcatttgCTCTAGCTACATgaggccttggtgctcatctccgtaccactGGCACTtttagcctgtggtgggtgagaacttGTACCCCAGAACACAGGGGAAGCATAACTTTTGGGTTATCACACTTAACTTTCCCCACATACTCACTTCTCTACCAGCCCTAAAGGAAGCATGAACAGCTAGGCTTgcgtagctaggcatgctaaccattaTACCACGCAACTAGCTACAAATCATCAAGTCTAGGTTGAAGTCCTGGCCCAGACAGCCAGCATGCAgcttacccagctgttcatcctcccttttgggctggtcgataaatgactacctggggaaggtaactgCGGTAACCTGAAAGTCACACTGGCTGTGTCCCATGGTagtgggttcttacccaccacaggcaaTGCAATGGAGACAAGCACCACAGCCATGTGCAACTATAATGTatatatgcccccaactttaccttttaccttGAAACCAATAAGCAGCTAACAGACACTGTAAAATTTAGACAATGAATAGCTAAATCAGCAGGGCAATGTGATGATGAACACTACCACCAGTGCCTTGGGGATGCGGTGCCTTTTAGCGTCAATTAGACATGAATACTTTAAACTTACTCAGCAGCACTATTAGGCATATAAAAAATGCAACTGAATGCTCCAGTTCTAGACAAAGGAAAAACAGCAAGGTCTTACGGTTCTGGCATTGGGGTCACCAGCGTGGCCATAGTGAAGCGTGGCAGCGTTGCACCCGGAGCCACAGATGTTGGTGTAGGCCTGGTGCCGGCAGCCCCCATGGTAGTAACTGTGGTACTGGAAGAGCGCCTCCAGCTGGTACTCCTTCATGCCGGGACGGATCTTGCGCATCACGTTGCGGTGGGCAGCGGCGGACACTCGGGTGGCGAACCTCAGCACCTCCAGCTCTGCCTTGGTCTTGTGCACGCGGCTGTGAAGGATGGACGCTATTACTAAAAATACCAACACGGATTAAACTCTACACATGTGATAGCAGCAGCTGCATACTACCAGCCTAGGGAATGCTGAAACAAGTATTCTGGAACCCCAATGCTCCCAGGACATTTAAGTTACGGTAACGTTTCAAGGGTGGTGGTAATTACTAAACGAAACCCTGAGTCAGCCTACCTTCTACTGTATATTCTCTTTATGACAAACTTTCAATTGGCAAGTATCAAGACATCAGAACCGAATTAGATATTTTTGGGGACATCTATTTTACTTCATTTGTCAAGTATAATGCAGGCTTTTCTTGTTGCTTAAGGCTTACTGTCTTAATTACCATAAAAAATCAATACTGAAACATATTTTGGAATGAATAATTAATACACCACGCCACTGTCTGGACCCACCTTG is part of the Eriocheir sinensis breed Jianghai 21 chromosome 25, ASM2467909v1, whole genome shotgun sequence genome and harbors:
- the LOC127003475 gene encoding MTRF1L release factor glutamine methyltransferase-like is translated as MRVVAGGWARWMASRHHTTCLARHPTARNMGVQCPASTLCTVPSIAMPPSQSCSLMTHPAYRVCSSKWLPQWWWRVSRKPARCLHTDERNLDQVTPSMGEQSSSSSSSSMVGEVVKLWTQSLDAAEVPEALLSAQHIVAHILGVPRSELQRDSTVVITLTEQQLEEVERLMTCRLARMPLQYILGEWDFHCLTLKMVPPVFIPRPETEQLVELALARLRGLEAPRVLEIGCGSGAISLALLHALPQAECVAVDQSKHAVELTEANASRLGLSERLTVVAGKVTIGARPPLPHSSYDLVVSNPPYVLRKDLMEVQPEIMMYEDLRALDGGKDGLEVVKAVLQHAHLLLPPGQTLLLEVDPCHPYLLPAWLEKQDLSLKLVQVHQDFNKKERFMEFIKTS
- the LOC127003474 gene encoding xaa-Pro dipeptidase-like, whose translation is MDHMARTIRGEPGIAQLHRAGERLAGQPVTQTADTGRRESHLNNMASSDKKPSPPTYKDGAAHFDMGEHTLRVPMSLHAENRQRLVKALASQGLSQGSVVLLQGGDDTTRYSGDAENVFRQETYFHWAFGVQEPGWYGAVDVATGRTILFCPRLPAEYATWMGRIKPPQEFRERYQVDEVRYVDEIADVLREMSGLDGTLYTLRGVNTDSDKTTLEAAFDGISRFRVNNSVLHDQIAECRVHKTKAELEVLRFATRVSAAAHRNVMRKIRPGMKEYQLEALFQYHSYYHGGCRHQAYTNICGSGCNAATLHYGHAGDPNARTIDDGDICLFDMGAEYYGYTSDITCSFPANGKFTDNQKLIYNTVLRASQAVMAAVKPGVSWVEMHRLSYRTMLEALKEGGVVQGDVDEMMEANLGAVFQPHGLGHLLGLDVHDVGGYLEQNPPRPTQAGFRSLRTARILEENMVLTIEPGCYFIDHLLNQALANPEQARFLVPEAIERFRGFGGVRIEDDIVITADGMEDLAGGTIPRTVEEIEALMAEGQQEEVFVPQLHAQQKLGQ